In the genome of Ancylomarina subtilis, one region contains:
- a CDS encoding DUF4469 domain-containing protein — MEYYLNTNYLTEIADNCFDKLSLLKGVGKKRLGRTNDPKIKIYSFKSFNSNSFFSALGSGSIVEIQGEFLELDSTDTYQGIFLLKEDGSEYRVSLYISNTLNRQVFQIPVDLESGRYKLELRALNKSNKTLCRAKLKKTLKIV, encoded by the coding sequence ATGGAATATTATTTGAACACAAATTATTTGACAGAGATAGCAGATAATTGTTTTGATAAGTTGAGCCTTCTTAAAGGTGTTGGTAAAAAACGATTGGGTAGAACAAATGATCCAAAGATCAAAATTTACAGTTTTAAAAGTTTTAATTCAAATTCTTTTTTCTCTGCTTTGGGATCAGGTTCTATAGTTGAAATCCAAGGTGAGTTTTTGGAACTGGATAGTACAGATACATATCAGGGTATATTTCTTCTCAAAGAAGACGGTTCCGAATACAGGGTTTCTTTATATATAAGCAACACGCTTAATAGGCAGGTTTTCCAAATTCCTGTTGACTTAGAATCAGGTCGATATAAGTTAGAATTAAGAGCCTTGAATAAAAGTAACAAAACGTTGTGTCGGGCGAAGTTAAAAAAAACCTTAAAAATCGTTTAA
- a CDS encoding fibronectin type III domain-containing protein, with translation MRVRLMFVWLMVMALVLVLSCSKDGTSPEAEIKLNPTNFYVSVKGMSYDFAEIQWTASLISDNSKIVYDVYLNDELKGKDLEKLSYRFEDLEAVTTYSLEVIAKSTYETQVVVSQTIKTKDTPSPGAIHLKMDELTTDKIKVSWENSDPTQTLSYAIYLDDVLKAENLAVATYTFSELEGNKLYHIKLIGKNEFNKTVESTLDLTTNDYADPSDFTLSVESVTHDGAKIVWGSSESEKLTYRVLLNAVEKGNGLEVFEYEFKSLSFNTRYTATVEATNEHGKTKRKLIEFTTLDAEGPADFRVFVEDISYESALVRWETTGDKNEVLSYKVFVNGFFKGEAFNDNQVLLDRLEAGKLYQLKIEAKNAYSKTLEKTSEFTTLVAPSLSEFTISSQDIKQTSALLTWTECVASDGSKVTYNVYLENGVLVKKGLVERKYLASGLKAGESYTFKIEARSESVIFPSTQTVSFTTKEYEVPGEFELQIQDVTETQAKLVWTNSELPSGGEIAYEVYLNGIAYSYDARGNEFTFKNLEPETDYTAKLVAKSQNDTKKEKTIPFKTKAAAIPEVKLNVTNIGHRSFELNWSLTERPFYDTYELFLDDQLIKSGHFLTYTFNGLQSNTSYKVRVVGKRDGKTYYKELDVKTLQYMEFIDFEMKIDPKTYNKVVIDLNDFYQKNTGNNEIDDVTFEARLNGVTEVWGKGVTTKVLTQLTEQTHYDLQLTIKYADGSVALEKNTDFTSPVNQAPVWNSDLRIKQIGFSFLELENNFATDAETTDLVYTYYVNGTALQRNINYGGNTRGTGQIDSDVNTNDNSILLTHLESDTEYSFYIEAKDPLGKVGRSNTIQFRTAVDAKQTFNIMAAIDRDLKQVGPTWAKMGKISSMEEIRINWVVDGVKMPRGQYISPSKVIEKDGKQSLVLDYSPFLKDHPDTALSFTVSIEWIDKEALERSESTLIVIQE, from the coding sequence ATGCGAGTGAGATTGATGTTTGTATGGCTAATGGTAATGGCCTTGGTTTTGGTTTTGAGTTGTAGCAAGGATGGAACAAGTCCTGAAGCGGAAATTAAATTAAATCCAACTAACTTTTATGTTTCAGTGAAGGGGATGAGTTATGATTTTGCTGAAATTCAATGGACAGCATCACTTATTTCTGATAACTCGAAGATTGTATACGATGTTTATCTGAATGATGAGTTGAAGGGCAAGGATTTGGAAAAATTAAGCTATCGATTTGAAGATCTGGAAGCAGTAACCACATATAGTTTAGAGGTGATTGCCAAAAGTACTTATGAAACACAAGTAGTCGTTTCACAAACAATAAAGACAAAAGACACACCTTCTCCGGGAGCTATTCATCTAAAAATGGATGAATTAACAACCGATAAAATAAAAGTTTCATGGGAGAATTCTGATCCAACTCAAACTTTGTCTTATGCAATCTATTTGGATGATGTGTTAAAAGCCGAAAATTTAGCTGTTGCGACTTATACCTTTTCCGAATTGGAAGGAAATAAACTCTATCATATAAAACTGATTGGTAAAAATGAGTTTAATAAAACTGTTGAAAGTACGCTTGATCTTACGACAAATGATTATGCAGATCCCAGTGATTTTACCCTTTCGGTGGAAAGTGTGACACATGACGGAGCGAAAATCGTTTGGGGATCATCAGAATCTGAAAAGTTGACTTATAGGGTTCTGTTGAATGCTGTAGAGAAAGGCAATGGACTTGAGGTTTTTGAATATGAATTCAAATCCTTGAGTTTTAATACGCGATATACTGCAACTGTAGAAGCAACGAATGAACATGGTAAAACAAAGAGAAAGCTCATTGAATTTACAACCTTGGATGCTGAAGGACCTGCCGATTTTAGGGTTTTCGTTGAGGATATCAGTTATGAATCAGCATTGGTTCGTTGGGAAACAACAGGCGATAAAAACGAGGTGCTTAGCTACAAGGTATTTGTCAATGGTTTTTTTAAGGGAGAAGCTTTCAACGACAATCAGGTTTTACTCGACCGATTGGAAGCAGGAAAGCTTTATCAGCTAAAGATAGAGGCTAAAAATGCGTATAGTAAAACTCTTGAAAAGACCTCTGAGTTTACGACTCTTGTTGCTCCAAGTTTATCTGAATTTACAATCAGTTCTCAGGATATAAAACAAACTTCTGCTCTTTTAACTTGGACCGAATGTGTCGCAAGTGATGGCAGTAAGGTAACCTACAATGTTTACCTTGAAAATGGAGTGCTTGTTAAAAAAGGATTGGTAGAACGAAAATATTTGGCGAGTGGCTTGAAGGCAGGAGAGTCGTATACCTTCAAGATTGAAGCCCGAAGTGAGAGTGTGATATTTCCAAGCACGCAAACAGTTTCATTTACGACTAAAGAATATGAAGTGCCGGGTGAATTTGAATTGCAGATACAGGATGTTACAGAAACGCAGGCAAAGCTTGTTTGGACGAATTCGGAATTGCCATCAGGAGGTGAGATTGCTTACGAGGTTTATTTAAATGGGATTGCTTATAGTTACGATGCAAGGGGAAACGAGTTTACTTTTAAAAATTTGGAACCGGAGACGGATTATACCGCAAAGCTTGTGGCTAAATCACAAAATGATACGAAAAAAGAGAAGACGATTCCTTTTAAGACAAAAGCTGCAGCGATTCCTGAAGTGAAACTTAATGTCACAAATATAGGTCATCGATCGTTTGAATTAAACTGGAGTCTCACCGAGAGACCTTTTTATGATACTTATGAGCTTTTTCTGGATGATCAGTTAATAAAGTCAGGGCACTTTTTAACTTACACCTTTAATGGATTACAATCGAACACAAGCTATAAAGTAAGAGTTGTTGGGAAACGCGATGGAAAGACCTATTATAAAGAGTTGGATGTTAAAACGCTTCAATATATGGAATTCATAGATTTTGAAATGAAGATTGATCCCAAGACATATAACAAGGTTGTGATTGATTTAAATGATTTCTATCAGAAGAATACTGGCAATAATGAGATTGATGATGTGACTTTTGAGGCTCGTTTGAATGGCGTAACAGAAGTTTGGGGAAAAGGTGTGACAACCAAAGTTTTAACTCAACTGACAGAACAAACGCATTACGATTTGCAATTGACTATAAAATATGCGGACGGAAGTGTCGCTTTGGAAAAAAACACTGATTTTACAAGTCCGGTTAATCAGGCTCCGGTTTGGAATAGCGATTTGAGAATAAAACAAATCGGTTTTAGCTTTTTAGAGTTAGAGAATAATTTTGCCACTGATGCCGAAACTACCGATTTGGTTTACACCTACTATGTAAATGGAACGGCTCTTCAGAGGAACATTAACTATGGCGGAAATACAAGAGGAACGGGGCAGATTGATAGTGATGTGAATACAAACGATAATTCAATTTTATTAACACACCTAGAGTCGGATACAGAATATAGCTTTTATATTGAAGCCAAGGATCCTCTGGGAAAAGTAGGCCGTAGCAATACCATTCAGTTTAGAACAGCTGTTGATGCCAAGCAAACGTTTAATATCATGGCTGCTATCGATAGAGACTTAAAACAAGTTGGTCCTACCTGGGCTAAGATGGGCAAAATTTCTTCAATGGAAGAGATTCGTATCAATTGGGTTGTTGATGGTGTTAAGATGCCCCGTGGACAGTATATTTCTCCTTCAAAAGTCATCGAAAAAGATGGGAAACAGTCTTTAGTTCTAGATTATAGCCCTTTCTTGAAGGATCATCCGGATACAGCTTTAAGTTTTACAGTTTCAATTGAATGGATTGATAAGGAAGCCTTAGAACGATCAGAATCAACTCTGATTGTGATACAAGAATAA
- a CDS encoding DUF1971 domain-containing protein, translating into MNYQNESLPKSAVKVGSTPSMTEITVKEAILKSHLAPKGKIGLLVVEKGHCQYVWEDEDGPALDADPEHPIVIYPERYHHVVITGPVTFRVEFYTLIGGVIDVKHPEENKRPGEQFLKK; encoded by the coding sequence ATGAATTATCAAAATGAATCATTACCCAAATCGGCAGTCAAAGTTGGCAGTACGCCATCAATGACAGAAATAACCGTTAAAGAAGCGATCCTGAAATCGCATTTAGCACCCAAAGGAAAAATAGGTTTATTGGTGGTTGAAAAAGGACACTGTCAATATGTATGGGAAGATGAAGATGGACCGGCACTCGATGCTGATCCGGAACATCCAATCGTTATTTATCCCGAACGATACCATCATGTTGTCATAACAGGACCAGTTACTTTTAGAGTCGAATTTTATACACTTATTGGTGGTGTGATTGATGTCAAACATCCTGAGGAAAATAAAAGGCCAGGAGAGCAATTTCTTAAGAAATAG
- a CDS encoding ABC transporter ATP-binding protein, which translates to MARSHGADTSNVPKGKINKSGIKSALRLYKYIKPYRGQYFLGVFFLLGSSLASLAFPKLLGDLVNTGNSTTLGQSLNQTAILIALVLVLQATFAYFRIVLFVNVTEKSLAALRQATYRHLIKLPLQFFERRRVGELNSRISADVILLQDTMTTTLADFIRQIIVITGGIILLGIISIKLTAFMLITLPPTMIAARFFGKFIRKFSKDVQTKLADSNTIIEETLQGIQSVKAFTNEYVEIARYKKKTLEIADLGMTRGKYRGAFTSFIILGLFGAIAAMVWQGSRLLQAGEMQAGDLFSFVIYSVFVGGTISGLATVYANIQKFIGATEDLFKIYDETPEDIQNISEIDPIYRMQGKISLKDLNFAYPSRREQAVLNHINLEIESNKMIALVGHSGAGKSTLASLLLMLHRPPQNSLFFDQLDSYDYPLSALRSQISLVPQDIFLFGGSISENIAYGKPGASEEEIYQAAKKANALEFIDRFPERFDTIVGERGTQLSGGQRQRIAIARAILKDPKILILDEATSSLDSESEQLVQEALEKLMKGRTSIVIAHRLSTVRNADEIIVMEQGEIVEQGTHDTLMMIPDGKYSKLIQLQYAT; encoded by the coding sequence ATGGCAAGATCACACGGCGCAGATACATCGAATGTACCCAAAGGGAAAATAAATAAATCAGGCATCAAATCAGCCTTAAGGTTATACAAGTACATTAAACCCTACCGAGGGCAATACTTTTTAGGTGTTTTTTTTCTATTGGGATCGAGTTTAGCCAGCCTGGCTTTTCCCAAGCTTCTTGGCGATTTGGTAAACACGGGCAATAGCACAACTCTTGGGCAGAGTCTGAATCAAACGGCTATTCTGATTGCGCTTGTTTTAGTTCTTCAAGCCACTTTTGCTTATTTCCGTATCGTCCTATTTGTAAATGTCACCGAAAAATCTTTAGCAGCTTTGCGACAGGCCACCTACCGTCATCTAATCAAACTGCCTTTGCAGTTTTTCGAACGCAGGCGAGTGGGGGAGCTCAACAGCAGAATATCAGCTGATGTGATTCTCCTTCAGGATACGATGACAACGACTCTGGCCGATTTTATCCGTCAGATTATTGTAATCACGGGTGGGATTATCCTCTTGGGTATTATATCGATAAAATTAACGGCTTTTATGCTGATCACTTTGCCACCCACCATGATTGCAGCACGATTTTTTGGTAAGTTCATTCGGAAATTCTCTAAGGATGTTCAAACCAAACTGGCCGATTCAAACACCATTATCGAAGAGACCTTGCAGGGTATTCAATCTGTAAAAGCCTTTACCAACGAATATGTTGAAATTGCCCGTTACAAAAAGAAAACCCTCGAAATTGCCGATCTAGGCATGACGAGAGGCAAGTATCGCGGGGCCTTTACCTCTTTTATTATTCTGGGTTTGTTTGGGGCCATTGCTGCCATGGTGTGGCAAGGCTCCCGTTTACTGCAAGCAGGAGAGATGCAGGCCGGCGATCTGTTTTCCTTTGTGATTTATTCCGTTTTTGTAGGGGGAACCATCAGTGGATTGGCTACAGTGTATGCTAACATTCAGAAATTTATTGGTGCTACCGAAGATTTGTTTAAAATCTATGATGAAACACCTGAAGATATTCAGAATATCAGCGAGATTGACCCCATATATAGAATGCAGGGGAAAATTAGCCTGAAGGATTTGAATTTTGCTTATCCTTCGAGAAGAGAGCAAGCGGTTCTGAATCATATTAATCTGGAGATTGAGAGCAATAAGATGATTGCCCTTGTTGGCCATAGCGGGGCAGGGAAAAGTACCTTGGCATCCCTTCTGTTGATGTTACATCGTCCACCCCAAAACAGCTTATTCTTCGATCAGCTTGATAGTTACGACTATCCGCTATCCGCATTAAGAAGTCAGATTTCTCTGGTTCCTCAGGATATCTTTTTGTTTGGAGGAAGTATCAGTGAAAACATTGCCTATGGAAAACCCGGCGCCTCTGAGGAGGAAATCTATCAGGCTGCGAAAAAGGCCAATGCGTTGGAGTTTATCGATCGTTTCCCTGAGAGGTTTGACACCATAGTCGGTGAGCGAGGCACTCAGCTTTCGGGGGGGCAGCGCCAACGTATTGCTATTGCACGTGCCATTTTAAAAGATCCTAAAATTCTAATTCTGGATGAAGCCACATCTTCTCTCGATTCTGAATCGGAGCAACTGGTTCAGGAAGCCCTGGAGAAACTAATGAAAGGGAGAACTTCCATTGTAATTGCGCACCGCTTGTCTACGGTTAGAAATGCGGATGAGATTATCGTTATGGAGCAAGGTGAGATCGTCGAACAGGGCACACACGATACGCTGATGATGATTCCGGATGGAAAATACAGCAAACTAATTCAACTGCAATATGCCACTTAA
- a CDS encoding Mut7-C RNAse domain-containing protein — MNKKTPTENNKGIKKEMTFRFYAELNDFLPPHRKQKAFVQAFKTPISVRETIESLGIPLSEVDLIRVNDLSVGFNHKLKEGDYISVFPVFESIDISTITKVRKSALRNTLFVVDAHLGKLAKYLRMLGFDTLYRADIHDKEIIAVAKKERRIILTRDKPLLRSKEVSHGYFVRSIEKHEQLREVVNKFDLKSQFRSFTRCMTCNTPLIKADKAEIQDKVDKEISNNFKVFYYCPLCDKLYWEGSHFKRMEAYIRKLIE; from the coding sequence ATGAATAAAAAAACGCCAACAGAAAACAACAAGGGCATTAAAAAGGAAATGACATTCCGTTTTTATGCCGAGCTAAACGATTTTCTGCCGCCCCATCGGAAACAAAAAGCCTTTGTACAGGCTTTCAAAACACCTATTTCCGTTCGCGAGACCATCGAATCGCTAGGCATTCCTCTATCTGAGGTCGACTTGATACGCGTGAATGATCTGTCTGTTGGTTTCAATCACAAACTGAAGGAAGGTGACTACATCTCTGTCTTTCCGGTTTTTGAAAGCATCGATATTTCAACGATCACCAAAGTGCGAAAATCAGCCTTACGCAACACTCTTTTTGTTGTGGATGCCCATTTGGGTAAACTGGCCAAATACCTGAGAATGCTTGGATTCGACACCCTTTACAGAGCAGATATACACGACAAAGAAATTATTGCCGTTGCCAAAAAAGAAAGACGCATTATCCTCACACGAGATAAACCCTTACTGAGATCGAAAGAGGTCAGTCATGGCTATTTTGTTAGATCCATCGAAAAGCATGAACAACTTAGAGAGGTCGTAAACAAATTTGATCTGAAAAGTCAGTTCCGCTCCTTTACGCGCTGCATGACATGCAACACGCCTCTTATAAAAGCTGACAAGGCGGAAATTCAAGATAAAGTGGACAAAGAGATAAGCAATAATTTTAAAGTCTTTTATTATTGCCCGCTTTGCGATAAGCTGTATTGGGAAGGCTCCCATTTTAAGCGAATGGAAGCCTATATCAGGAAATTAATTGAATAA
- a CDS encoding ATP-binding protein: METRQPGKDEYNKLLEINEDHFNDLKSKDIKPSKLQETFVAFANADGGEIWIGVEDPKIEKGRLKGFQTKEEANDILHTVLELTEPAVENVDVEFIDFNDQGFVLHLNIPKSSKVHYCSNGDCFLRINARKEKIKGDRITQLGYAKGALVYEKQPIDILEVDEYEYNEILFEYMVRVKSNLDVPIFLKKQRLLSLREKELKPNVACALLFEEEPQATLDTRCAIKVYRLLTSDDSYKREQLKEAPRTINGPIESQIYEAIKLVHELLKDTSITVNGGLEKLIYPSKAIHEILVNAVIHRDYSLNDDIHIRIFDNRIEVISPGKLPGYITLNNIYDERFSRNPNIVRLLHNLPDPVNHDIGEGLDTVKNEMKKAGLIDPIIEELDNSVKITIQHKKLASLEDIILNYLSEDSKNRTITNRLVRELSGEDDVNKIKKAFQKLRKLEKIEPVDENATAFNYSYRMIDKT; the protein is encoded by the coding sequence ATGGAAACAAGACAACCTGGAAAAGATGAGTATAATAAATTGTTAGAAATAAATGAAGATCATTTTAATGATTTGAAAAGCAAAGACATAAAGCCTTCTAAGTTACAAGAAACATTTGTCGCCTTTGCAAACGCTGACGGAGGCGAAATCTGGATTGGGGTAGAAGATCCAAAAATAGAAAAAGGAAGATTAAAAGGATTTCAAACAAAAGAAGAAGCAAATGATATTCTACATACCGTACTTGAATTAACAGAACCAGCCGTAGAAAATGTGGATGTGGAGTTTATAGATTTTAATGATCAGGGATTTGTTCTACACTTAAATATTCCCAAAAGTTCCAAAGTTCATTATTGCTCTAATGGTGATTGTTTTTTGAGAATAAATGCACGGAAAGAAAAGATTAAAGGAGATAGAATTACTCAATTGGGATATGCAAAGGGTGCTTTAGTTTATGAAAAGCAACCTATTGATATTTTAGAAGTGGATGAATATGAATACAATGAAATTCTTTTCGAGTACATGGTGCGCGTTAAATCGAATTTGGATGTTCCAATTTTTCTTAAAAAACAAAGATTATTAAGCCTCCGTGAAAAAGAGCTAAAACCTAATGTAGCGTGTGCCTTATTATTTGAAGAAGAACCTCAGGCGACATTAGATACTCGATGTGCCATAAAAGTATATCGCCTTTTGACAAGCGATGATTCATATAAAAGGGAACAATTAAAGGAAGCTCCTAGAACAATAAATGGGCCAATAGAAAGTCAAATATATGAGGCTATTAAGTTAGTACATGAATTATTAAAGGATACATCTATCACAGTTAACGGGGGATTGGAAAAACTAATTTATCCAAGCAAAGCAATTCATGAAATTTTAGTTAATGCCGTAATCCATCGTGATTATAGCTTAAATGATGATATACATATTAGAATATTTGATAATAGAATTGAAGTTATAAGTCCTGGGAAACTACCAGGATATATTACTTTAAATAATATATATGACGAACGTTTTTCGAGAAATCCTAATATAGTTAGGCTTTTGCATAATCTGCCTGACCCAGTAAATCATGATATTGGTGAAGGTCTCGATACCGTTAAAAATGAGATGAAAAAGGCAGGGTTGATAGATCCAATTATCGAAGAATTGGATAATTCAGTAAAAATTACAATTCAGCATAAAAAGCTAGCATCTTTGGAAGATATAATTCTAAATTATCTTTCAGAGGATTCTAAGAATAGAACAATAACGAATCGATTAGTGAGAGAGTTAAGTGGTGAAGATGATGTTAATAAAATTAAGAAGGCATTCCAGAAATTAAGAAAATTAGAGAAAATTGAACCGGTAGATGAAAATGCAACTGCTTTTAATTATTCTTATAGGATGATTGATAAAACATGA